In Calothrix sp. PCC 7507, one DNA window encodes the following:
- the ctpB gene encoding carboxyl-terminal processing protease CtpB, with protein MNQSAKRYSPLQVALIGGAIATTATVSVFGPAWTRCVRAALALQDSPKAVVDQVWQVVNREYVDGKFNQQDWQATRQSLLSKDYSSREEAYVAIREALQKLGDPYTRFMDPQQYEALTSQTSGEVSGIGIRMELSEKTKKLTVVEAIENSPALKAGIKAGDEILAIDGKSTQEMKVDDASKLIRGKAGTPITLKLGRLGQNAFDLKLTRATIEVPTVRYTLKQEGNRRVGYIRLREFSSHASEQMRRAIRDLNSKQVNAYVLDLRGNPGGLLQASIEIARMWMDNGGIVRTVDRKGGTEDTKANRTALTNLPLAILVDGNSASASEILTGALKDNKRAVVVGSQTFGKALVQSVHELADGSGLAVTIAHYYTPKGTDINHKGIAPDIKLDLTEAQERQLASNPDLVGTPNDPQYARAIAALSSTNFAKPPANRPSGSMSVRASDLLKF; from the coding sequence ATGAACCAATCTGCGAAACGTTACTCACCGCTCCAAGTAGCCTTGATTGGTGGAGCGATCGCCACGACCGCTACTGTATCTGTCTTTGGTCCTGCTTGGACTCGCTGCGTTCGTGCCGCCCTAGCCCTACAAGATAGCCCAAAAGCAGTAGTTGACCAAGTATGGCAAGTGGTGAATCGTGAATATGTTGATGGTAAATTTAATCAACAAGATTGGCAAGCAACTAGGCAAAGCCTGTTAAGTAAAGACTATTCTTCTCGTGAAGAAGCTTATGTCGCCATTCGCGAAGCTTTACAAAAATTGGGAGATCCTTACACTCGCTTTATGGACCCCCAACAGTATGAAGCTCTCACCAGTCAAACCTCTGGGGAAGTCTCTGGAATTGGTATTCGCATGGAATTAAGCGAAAAAACCAAGAAGCTCACTGTTGTGGAAGCTATAGAGAACTCTCCAGCACTGAAAGCTGGTATCAAAGCAGGCGATGAAATTTTGGCCATTGATGGCAAATCCACTCAGGAAATGAAAGTGGATGATGCCTCAAAGCTAATTCGCGGTAAAGCTGGTACCCCCATAACGCTGAAGTTGGGAAGATTGGGGCAAAATGCCTTTGATCTGAAGCTGACAAGAGCAACTATTGAAGTACCCACAGTCCGGTATACCCTCAAACAAGAAGGTAATCGCCGTGTTGGCTATATCCGCTTACGGGAATTTAGTTCCCACGCATCCGAGCAAATGCGACGAGCCATCCGTGATTTGAACAGCAAGCAAGTAAATGCTTATGTATTAGATTTGCGGGGTAATCCTGGTGGTTTGTTACAGGCAAGTATTGAAATTGCTCGGATGTGGATGGATAACGGTGGTATTGTCCGCACGGTAGACCGCAAGGGCGGCACTGAGGATACTAAAGCCAATCGCACCGCTTTAACTAATCTTCCTTTGGCAATATTAGTGGATGGTAATTCAGCCAGTGCCAGCGAGATTCTGACAGGGGCACTTAAGGATAATAAACGAGCGGTAGTTGTTGGTAGTCAAACCTTCGGTAAAGCCCTAGTACAGTCAGTTCATGAACTGGCAGATGGCTCTGGTTTGGCAGTCACAATAGCACACTACTACACCCCCAAAGGAACGGATATTAACCATAAGGGAATTGCACCAGATATCAAGTTAGACTTAACAGAAGCACAAGAGCGTCAGTTAGCATCTAACCCAGATTTGGTGGGTACTCCAAACGATCCACAATATGCACGGGCGATCGCTGCTCTATCGAGTACCAACTTCGCTAAACCTCCAGCAAATCGACCCTCTGGTTCCATGAGTGTTCGTGCTAGCGACTTGTTGAAGTTTTAG
- the devC gene encoding ABC transporter permease DevC, translating to MLPKIFRKTPLAWRQLMKEKTRLAIAVAGITFADMLMFIQLGFESALFDAAIKPHRNLQADLVLINPQFQTLFSVKSFSRERLYQTLGYEGVQSVNSVYIGTGQWRNPETRLERAILVWGVDPAQPPFKSSETKENIPQLKQLYQVLFDQAGRPEYGSVADILKKTGKFETELNSKAIQVKGLFTDGASFAADGNVITSDSTFLQLFSERKPDHIEVGLLTLKPGADPEKVRSQLVAGLPKDISVLTPEEFAQIERKYWEAGTAIGFIFGLGTAVGFIVGIVIVYQILYSDVSEHMPEYATLKAMGYGDNYLLGVLLQEALLLAVLGYLPAFFLSIGLYHLTFTATMLPLFMKTERAVYVLFLTIVMCSFSGAIAMRKLRSADPADVF from the coding sequence ATGTTACCGAAAATATTCCGTAAAACTCCGCTAGCATGGCGGCAGTTAATGAAGGAAAAAACACGTCTGGCGATCGCCGTTGCGGGTATCACCTTTGCAGACATGTTGATGTTTATCCAATTAGGGTTTGAAAGCGCCCTGTTTGATGCAGCCATCAAACCTCATCGCAATTTGCAAGCAGATTTGGTGTTAATTAATCCCCAATTTCAAACTCTGTTTTCGGTGAAAAGCTTTTCTAGAGAGCGACTTTACCAAACATTGGGTTATGAGGGTGTGCAGTCAGTGAATTCAGTTTACATCGGTACTGGACAATGGCGAAATCCCGAAACACGCTTAGAAAGGGCTATTTTAGTGTGGGGTGTCGATCCGGCACAACCTCCATTCAAATCATCTGAAACCAAAGAAAATATTCCTCAACTCAAACAGTTGTATCAAGTTCTGTTCGATCAGGCTGGTCGTCCGGAATATGGATCTGTTGCTGATATCCTGAAGAAAACAGGTAAGTTTGAGACAGAACTAAATAGTAAAGCCATCCAAGTCAAGGGCTTATTTACTGATGGTGCTTCGTTTGCTGCCGATGGCAACGTGATCACCAGTGATTCCACCTTTTTACAATTATTTTCTGAACGTAAACCCGATCACATCGAAGTGGGATTACTGACACTTAAACCGGGTGCTGATCCAGAAAAAGTGCGATCGCAACTAGTCGCTGGATTACCCAAAGATATCTCAGTCCTAACTCCAGAAGAGTTTGCTCAAATTGAGAGGAAATACTGGGAAGCAGGAACTGCGATTGGTTTTATTTTTGGTTTGGGTACAGCAGTCGGCTTCATTGTCGGGATTGTGATTGTTTACCAAATCCTGTATTCTGACGTTTCGGAACACATGCCAGAATACGCCACCCTCAAAGCAATGGGCTATGGCGATAACTATTTATTAGGAGTTTTGCTACAAGAGGCTTTGCTATTAGCTGTCTTGGGTTATCTTCCGGCATTTTTCCTTTCCATTGGTCTTTATCATCTCACATTTACTGCCACAATGCTTCCCTTATTTATGAAGACAGAACGAGCAGTATATGTCTTATTTTTAACCATAGTTATGTGCAGTTTTTCTGGGGCGATCGCTATGCGAAAACTCCGCTCTGCTGACCCTGCAGACGTTTTTTAG
- a CDS encoding DevA family ABC transporter ATP-binding protein, translating to MMRESLLSNSTSFDLEPVISISNLHHYFGEGALRKQVLFDINLAINAGEIVIMTGPSGSGKTTLLTLMGGLRSAQEGSLKILGQEICGARKQQLTQLRRQIGYIFQAHNLMTFLTARENVRMSLELHDQFLNQDINVKAIAMLEHVGLGDRVDYYPEKLSGGQKQRVAIARALVSHPKIVLADEPTAALDKKSGRDVVELMQKLAKEQGCTILLVTHDNRILDIADRIIYMEDGQLKTNDIDMATTMH from the coding sequence ATGATGCGAGAATCTTTACTCTCTAACTCAACAAGTTTTGATTTAGAACCCGTAATTTCTATTAGTAACCTTCACCATTATTTTGGTGAAGGTGCGCTGCGTAAACAAGTATTATTCGACATCAATTTAGCAATTAATGCTGGCGAAATTGTGATTATGACTGGGCCCTCTGGATCAGGGAAAACCACATTACTAACCTTGATGGGTGGACTGCGTTCTGCTCAAGAAGGTAGCCTGAAAATCTTAGGACAGGAAATCTGCGGTGCTAGAAAACAACAGTTAACCCAACTGCGCCGTCAAATCGGCTATATTTTCCAAGCGCATAACCTAATGACGTTTTTGACAGCTAGAGAAAACGTGCGAATGTCTTTAGAGTTGCACGATCAATTCCTGAATCAAGACATCAACGTGAAAGCGATCGCCATGCTAGAGCATGTGGGTTTAGGCGATCGCGTAGATTATTATCCTGAGAAATTATCAGGGGGACAAAAACAACGGGTAGCGATCGCCCGTGCGTTAGTCAGCCATCCCAAAATTGTCCTTGCAGATGAACCCACCGCTGCACTTGACAAAAAATCTGGGCGCGATGTCGTGGAATTAATGCAAAAGCTAGCTAAAGAACAAGGTTGTACAATTTTGCTAGTTACCCATGACAACCGCATTCTTGATATTGCCGATCGCATTATTTACATGGAAGATGGTCAACTCAAGACTAATGATATAGATATGGCAACAACAATGCATTAA
- a CDS encoding YdcF family protein yields the protein MKRQDTIKSSIPHKGRIRRLWQLLQKVAFGLCAVFGSWLIFTTITLISASSQPIDVLFVLGGSISREIYVAQVAKKYPQIPILISHGSPDPCVWLIFQREAVDLSNVWLEKCANSTWENFYYSITILRRWGVHKVMLITSQTHLPRAKWMAQILLGANGIWVEPAIVPERGVPGNRESGLKTGLDVTRSLLWAVLSPMMQPQCSQVIKLADVDMQAWERQGFKCERQGKLGR from the coding sequence ATGAAACGGCAAGATACCATTAAATCATCAATTCCTCATAAAGGAAGAATCAGAAGACTGTGGCAGTTGTTACAAAAAGTAGCTTTTGGTTTGTGTGCTGTGTTTGGCAGTTGGCTGATTTTCACCACCATAACCTTAATTTCTGCATCTTCCCAGCCTATAGATGTCTTATTTGTGCTTGGTGGCAGTATTAGCCGGGAAATCTATGTTGCCCAGGTTGCGAAAAAATACCCGCAAATCCCAATTCTGATTTCTCATGGTTCTCCTGATCCTTGTGTGTGGCTAATTTTTCAACGAGAAGCTGTAGACTTATCCAACGTCTGGTTAGAAAAGTGTGCAAATTCCACTTGGGAAAATTTTTACTATAGTATTACTATTCTGCGACGCTGGGGAGTGCATAAAGTCATGTTAATTACTTCCCAAACCCACTTACCCCGAGCCAAATGGATGGCACAAATCCTTTTGGGAGCTAATGGCATTTGGGTAGAGCCAGCAATTGTTCCAGAACGAGGCGTTCCTGGGAATCGTGAGTCTGGGCTGAAAACTGGGCTGGATGTAACGCGTAGCTTGTTATGGGCTGTTTTAAGTCCAATGATGCAGCCACAATGCTCACAGGTGATCAAACTGGCTGATGTGGATATGCAAGCTTGGGAACGTCAAGGGTTTAAGTGTGAACGTCAGGGGAAATTGGGGAGATGA